The sequence ATTTGGATATCTATCAGTTGGCTTTTGATGCGGCGATGGAAATTTTTGAAGTTTCAAAAAAGTTTCCCGTGGAAGAGCGATATGGACTAACCGACCAAATCAGACGTTCGTCGCGGTCTGTTTGTGCGAATTTGGTGGAGGCGTGGCGACGGCGGCGGTATCAAGCGGCTTTTGTGGCTAAGCTCAATGATTGCGAAACGGAAGCTGCTGAGACGCAGTTTTGGCTGGAAATGGCGGTTAAATGTCAATACCTAAATGCTTCCCAGGCGCGATCGCTCTACCAACAATACGAACGAATAATTGGTGGTTTGATTAAAATGATTCGCCATCCTTCCGATTGGCTTCTTAGTTAGTGGGAGAGGGGGAGGAGTGGGAGGAGGGGGAGGAGTGGGAGGAGGGGGAGGAGTGGGAGGAGTGGGAGGAGTGGGAGGAGTGGGAGGAGTGGGAGGAGTGGGAGGAGTGGGAGGAGTGGGAGGGAGTGGGAGGAGTGGGAGGAGTGGGAGGAGTGGGAGGAGTGGGAGGAGTGGGAGGAGTGGGAGGAGTGGGGAGAGGGGGAGAGGGGAGGGTTTGGGAAGAGGGAAAAACAGGGCAACCACGGGGGGATGGCCCCTACAAGGCATTGTGATATTTACCGGTGGGATTTGCGATCGCTGCCAACCTATATCTAGAAATCAAAATAAATATAAGGCAACGTATTCTCCGGAGAAAACAACCAAACCGCATATAAAAATAAGGGCACCAAAAACATCTTAATAGACCACTTCAACTGTAAACGAAGTCTCTGTTGGATAGCATAGGCCACCACCATCCCGATGCCCAACAATCCTAACAAAGAAACCAACTGCAAACGATCGAGCCCCAACGTCTCCACATATACCTTTTGCAAAAACTGAACGTCAGCCCCATAGCCCCACAAATGTGCCACCACCCAGCGAGATTGCTGCCACTCCGGGAGGCGGAAAAAGATCCATGCAAAAAATACCGTCGCCTGGGTCATCCCCCATCCCAAGCAAATCCCCGGCGGCGTCTGCCACCAAGCCTGCCAAATTCCAACTTTACGCGCGATCGCGTCGTTGATCCGATGGAGAGCCAATGCCCCACCATGAATGCTCCCCCAAATCAAAAATCCCGTAGGGTCGTTTTCCGGACCAACCCCACCATGCCACAACCCCGCCAGCAGCATGACCACAATCAAATTAACACAAGTACGCAGCAACCCCCGACGAGACCCCCCCAACGGAATATACAAATAATTGCGCAGCCACGCCCCCAATGTCATGTGCCAGCGACGCCAAAAATCTGCAATACTGGAACTCAAATAGGGAAAACGGAAATTTTGCGGCAGGGTAATCCCCAACAACATCGCACTACCCCGGGCAATATCCACATAACCGCTAAAATCCAAATACAGCTGCAACCCATAAGCAACCGTAGCCATCCACAAATCCGCACTTCCCGCCCGCTGCAAATTCTCAAACGTCAAATTGACATAAATCGCCAAGCGGTCTGCCAGAATCGCCTTTTTTATTGCCCCCGTAGCAATGGACCACAACCCTTCCACCACCATGGAACTGCGCGGCAAAAAACCCCGCTGGCGCAACTGCGGTTCCATCTCCCCATATCGGGTAATGGGTCCAGCTACCAACTTAGGAAAAAATAACTTATAAGCAGCAAACTTCAGAGGATTGCGACTGGGTGCCTCTCCGCGATACACATCCACCAAATAAGAAATAAACTCAAAACAGAAAAAACTCAGCCCCAACGGTGCCACCAGCGACCCCTGTAGCCAAGCTGCCTCCTCCCCCAAAAACGACCAACTTATCGCACTCCCCACCGATTCCCAAAAAAACGTGCCGTACTTGTACAAAAACAGCAACAACACATTCAACCCCACCCCCAAACTCAACAACCAAGTCTGGTGGCGGTGTCTTGCAGCCTCCTCCGAGATACCTTCCCCAGCATTCGCGATCGCTAGAGCTAAGGTAAAATTCAAAACCGTACTCACCAACAGCAGCGGCAAATATTGCCAATCCAAAGAAGCGTAAAAAGCCACACTCACCACCACCACCACCAACTGCCGCCACCACGACCAGGCAACCCCCCAGTACACGACAAAAACCGCCGCGAGAAAGCAAAAATATAGAATTGGTGCTGCTGAGAAGTTCATAGTGGGTTGCGTTGCTATGTAGGTTTATGTAGAAGCGTACGGAGCATCGGAAGTTTGGGAGTTGGGAAGATTAGGAGATTAGATTTAGAAAATCAAGTGTCTTCCACGCCCCGACCCCCCAGTTCCAACTTTCCGGAATCCACGCGATCGCTGCGAACAAAGTACCTACGAGACTATCTTAAAATGCACCCAATATGACTTCCGCACCAAAATCTTCCTGCCAACCCACAACCCCTCCAACTCCACAGCTTTCGCCGGAAGAACAAAAAGCGATCGCAGCGCAAGTGGAAACCGCGCTGTACAATAGCGACATCTTCCAGCGTACCACCGCCGCCCTGGAAAAATTGCCAGAGCGCAAACGGAAAGCCATCAAACATGCGATCGAAGTCAACTGCCGCCAAGCCATTCAGCTCGCTTGCCAGGAAATCGCCCAGCAATACACCTTAACCCCTGCCAACCAGGATAGCGACACCAGCGACAGCGACGACGACCCGGATTTGGACTTTGTACCTTCCCCCTACTTATCGCAAAGGTCTCCATCGGCTCAGTCAAACGTAACCCAGAACCAACCGTGGCCAAAAATTTCTCAAATCGCCGATCGCCTTTTGGGAAAAAACGACCCACCGGCAAACCCCCCCTCCTGCTCAAATGACAGTGCCGACAACCTTCCCACCACATTTGCAGGACGACTGCGACAAATCGGTCAAACTCTACAAAAAGCCAGAAAAGCGCGATCGCTTTCCCTCCAACAGCTCCACCACCAAACATTTATTCCCATTTATCAAATTCAAGCATTAGAAGCCGGCGAACTAGACAAGCTCCCGGAAGATATTTATATCCGTGGTTTTATTAGTCGCATTAGTAAAACTTTAGGTATAAATAGCGATTCCCTGCTCTCTTACTTGCCCAAATCTCCTAATAATGGAATTCCTTCTTGGCACGGTAAAGTTTCCTCGCAGGAAATCTCAGTAAATTCACCTTCCATGTATTTAGGATATGCTGCGGTGTTTGGCACTGCCTTAGGCAGCGTAGTCTGGCTGGCAGACAACACCCAAGCATCACCCCCCACCGCCGAACCCGACACCGAAACTATCCTATCCCCCTCTGCCAAACACAGCCCCAGCGATGCCACTGACGAGGTGGGCAATAATATGGCACCACCGGAGTGGGATTTGGGGAGATAGGGAGCGTAGGAGCATCGGGACATCGGGACATGGGAGACACAAATCATACCATTTCCTTAATAATCTGCAAGAGATAAGAGAGGCATTTTTGTAGGGGCGCAACGCGTGAGCGCCCCTGCCAGGGGAATTGGCCAATTCCATACAATTGTTGTTTTTCAGAAAAGGAACCATCTAGGGGTAGGCACAGGGGCGCTA is a genomic window of Geitlerinema sp. PCC 9228 containing:
- a CDS encoding helix-turn-helix domain-containing protein, which produces MTSAPKSSCQPTTPPTPQLSPEEQKAIAAQVETALYNSDIFQRTTAALEKLPERKRKAIKHAIEVNCRQAIQLACQEIAQQYTLTPANQDSDTSDSDDDPDLDFVPSPYLSQRSPSAQSNVTQNQPWPKISQIADRLLGKNDPPANPPSCSNDSADNLPTTFAGRLRQIGQTLQKARKARSLSLQQLHHQTFIPIYQIQALEAGELDKLPEDIYIRGFISRISKTLGINSDSLLSYLPKSPNNGIPSWHGKVSSQEISVNSPSMYLGYAAVFGTALGSVVWLADNTQASPPTAEPDTETILSPSAKHSPSDATDEVGNNMAPPEWDLGR
- a CDS encoding four helix bundle protein; its protein translation is MRKAINSHRDLDIYQLAFDAAMEIFEVSKKFPVEERYGLTDQIRRSSRSVCANLVEAWRRRRYQAAFVAKLNDCETEAAETQFWLEMAVKCQYLNASQARSLYQQYERIIGGLIKMIRHPSDWLLS
- a CDS encoding MBOAT family O-acyltransferase, translated to MNFSAAPILYFCFLAAVFVVYWGVAWSWWRQLVVVVVSVAFYASLDWQYLPLLLVSTVLNFTLALAIANAGEGISEEAARHRHQTWLLSLGVGLNVLLLFLYKYGTFFWESVGSAISWSFLGEEAAWLQGSLVAPLGLSFFCFEFISYLVDVYRGEAPSRNPLKFAAYKLFFPKLVAGPITRYGEMEPQLRQRGFLPRSSMVVEGLWSIATGAIKKAILADRLAIYVNLTFENLQRAGSADLWMATVAYGLQLYLDFSGYVDIARGSAMLLGITLPQNFRFPYLSSSIADFWRRWHMTLGAWLRNYLYIPLGGSRRGLLRTCVNLIVVMLLAGLWHGGVGPENDPTGFLIWGSIHGGALALHRINDAIARKVGIWQAWWQTPPGICLGWGMTQATVFFAWIFFRLPEWQQSRWVVAHLWGYGADVQFLQKVYVETLGLDRLQLVSLLGLLGIGMVVAYAIQQRLRLQLKWSIKMFLVPLFLYAVWLFSPENTLPYIYFDF